One Candidatus Binatia bacterium DNA window includes the following coding sequences:
- the paaG gene encoding 2-(1,2-epoxy-1,2-dihydrophenyl)acetyl-CoA isomerase, which translates to MGDFRAIEFRVENEVGWLTLNRPESRNAVNAEMREEILAVLDGARTDQGIRALVVTGAGKGFCTGADLSGPRGQGPTGPGAGREIMRMSSQRLIRTLWELEKPVVAAVNGVAAGLGSHLAFACDLVLASSEARFIEVFVRRGIAIDAGGAFLLPRLVGLLKAKELVFFGDDLRAEEACRIGLVNKVVAPEELLPTAREWAERLAKGPTFAIGMSKRLLNRSLECSFETCLEEEALVQSLVTKSEDAQEGIRAFVERRQPRFRGL; encoded by the coding sequence ATGGGGGACTTCAGGGCGATCGAATTCCGGGTCGAGAACGAGGTGGGGTGGCTGACCCTCAACCGTCCCGAGTCGCGCAACGCCGTCAACGCGGAGATGCGAGAAGAGATTCTCGCCGTGCTCGACGGTGCTCGCACCGACCAGGGAATCCGGGCTCTCGTCGTGACCGGCGCAGGCAAGGGATTTTGCACGGGAGCCGACCTTTCCGGACCGAGAGGTCAGGGACCCACGGGCCCGGGCGCCGGGCGGGAAATCATGCGGATGAGTTCGCAGCGCCTGATCCGTACCCTCTGGGAGCTCGAAAAACCCGTCGTGGCGGCGGTGAACGGCGTGGCCGCGGGGCTGGGGTCTCATCTGGCCTTCGCTTGCGACCTCGTCCTGGCCTCTTCCGAGGCCCGCTTCATCGAAGTCTTCGTTCGAAGAGGCATCGCCATCGACGCCGGCGGCGCCTTTCTCCTGCCGAGGCTCGTGGGTCTCCTGAAGGCGAAAGAGCTCGTTTTCTTCGGCGACGACCTCCGCGCGGAAGAAGCCTGCCGGATCGGTCTCGTGAACAAGGTGGTCGCCCCGGAAGAACTCCTGCCCACCGCACGCGAGTGGGCGGAGCGTCTGGCCAAGGGACCCACGTTCGCGATCGGCATGTCCAAGCGGCTCCTCAACCGCTCGCTCGAGTGTTCCTTCGAGACCTGTCTCGAGGAAGAAGCCCTCGTTCAGAGTCTCGTGACGAAGTCCGAGGACGCCCAGGAGGGAATCCGTGCCTTCGTGGAACGGAGGCAGCCGAGGTTCCGGGGGCTCTAG
- the fadE17 gene encoding acyl-CoA dehydrogenase, producing MDFRSTPEEERFREEVARWLRENLPPGWGTPAFPEPETTAEKVALAKSWQRKLYDGGWAGMSWPKEYGGRGASVVEQLLFNEEYAKVGPPDLTCLSVGLSLVGPTLIAHGQEWQKKRFLPPILRGEEVWCQGFSEPNAGSDLASLRTRAELRGDEFVVTGQKIWTSFAQHAQWCILVVRTDPEAPKHKGLSFLLVDMGSPGITIRPLREITGDAWFNEVFFDEVRVPRENLVGEMNDGWRVVLTTLAHERGVSAPHVRLKAEGRRLARLARPKLSDPRVRQKLAQLAVEAEILRLTAYRNVTRIARTGEPGTEGSLLKLMWSELDQRLKDTAFELLGVHGLLWKGSPRAVENGWWAHELLWSRAATIYAGTSEIQRNIVAQRVLGLPRG from the coding sequence ATGGACTTCCGATCGACTCCGGAGGAAGAGCGTTTTCGCGAGGAAGTGGCCAGGTGGCTGCGCGAGAATCTCCCGCCGGGTTGGGGGACGCCGGCGTTTCCCGAACCCGAGACCACGGCGGAAAAAGTGGCTCTCGCCAAGTCGTGGCAGCGCAAGCTCTACGACGGAGGCTGGGCGGGGATGTCGTGGCCGAAAGAATACGGGGGGCGCGGCGCTTCGGTCGTCGAGCAGCTTCTCTTCAACGAAGAGTACGCGAAGGTCGGGCCCCCGGACCTCACGTGCCTTTCCGTGGGACTCTCCCTCGTGGGGCCGACGCTGATCGCCCACGGCCAGGAATGGCAGAAAAAACGCTTCCTTCCCCCGATCCTGAGGGGCGAGGAGGTCTGGTGCCAGGGCTTCTCGGAGCCGAACGCAGGGTCGGACCTGGCTTCGCTCCGGACCCGCGCCGAGCTGCGGGGCGACGAGTTCGTCGTGACGGGTCAGAAAATCTGGACGAGCTTCGCGCAACACGCGCAGTGGTGCATCCTGGTGGTTCGCACCGACCCGGAGGCCCCGAAGCACAAGGGCCTGAGCTTCCTGCTCGTCGACATGGGAAGCCCGGGCATCACGATCCGCCCCCTCCGCGAGATCACGGGGGATGCGTGGTTCAACGAGGTCTTTTTCGACGAAGTTCGGGTGCCGAGGGAAAACCTCGTCGGCGAGATGAACGACGGATGGCGGGTGGTTCTGACCACGCTCGCGCACGAGCGGGGTGTGTCCGCCCCGCACGTCCGGCTCAAAGCCGAGGGCCGGAGGCTCGCCCGGTTGGCCCGCCCGAAACTTTCGGACCCCAGGGTGCGTCAGAAGCTCGCCCAGCTCGCGGTGGAGGCCGAAATCCTTCGGCTCACCGCGTACCGGAACGTGACGCGCATCGCGCGTACGGGGGAGCCGGGCACGGAAGGTTCGCTCCTCAAGCTCATGTGGAGCGAGCTCGACCAGCGACTGAAGGACACGGCGTTCGAGCTGCTCGGGGTCCACGGGCTCCTCTGGAAGGGAAGTCCGCGGGCCGTCGAAAACGGGTGGTGGGCTCACGAGCTGCTCTGGTCGCGTGCCGCGACCATCTATGCGGGGACTTCCGAGATCCAGCGGAACATCGTCGCCCAGCGTGTGCTGGGCTTGCCTCGCGGTTGA
- a CDS encoding RND transporter: MLPRKWIQGYLDFLLRHRLGVSVVVGAGTVYLLWYMLTQVAVFPNFFDLYPPDHPYIRLYQKYRNMFGTANVLAVVVEVKEGTIFDDPETIQKVERITLELLHDVPGVNGEQVLSITHPKVKTTLTSGSGIKVVPLIYPRVPQTKEDLEFLRHKVYATEGVRGYFVSNDDKATLISAGFWEEYFDLEGMWNRIQAIIDREQDENTTIYVTGFPILYAYVQKTLGKMMWVFAATALAIVALLWFYFRTLQGVLIPAFSGLMSAIWGLGFAGLCGFSLDPLVLVVFVLITARALSHSVQSMERYHEEYLILRDKDAAIKKSYVEIYSPAMVSIVSDGLAILTIAVASIPIMQKLAYVASFWIISIFLSVVTLHPIILTFVRPPKVVPAGRISDRLYNGICAGLVRISYGNARWVVAALFAVTMIFGVYFAHQLKTGDTSMGAALFYPDHPHNVAFRKVNEKFVGASQLVIIAEGKKPGAIKDARTLNQIDLFQRYMEDGEGAGGSITATTLLKKIFRTFHEGDPKWEMLPLRNDHISQLFFFLTSGTSRGEMDRFFDPTLTNATITVFYKDYNNDIIRTAIERAKSYIAQHGGEDSPVRYLLAGGLLGILAAVNEEVDWSYAVNITLILLVVFVLSYSTYRSVLGALIVMTPSLVAQPLSEAVMFLTGIDFNINSLPVAAVGIGIGIDYGYYILSRIVEEYEQVGDFDVANRRALETTGRAIIFTGTTLIASVFFWVFFPMKFQAQMALLLVMILVFHVLGALVFIPAAVSLLRPRFALERYTEEVAMAPEAQVG, translated from the coding sequence ATGCTGCCTCGTAAGTGGATCCAAGGGTATCTCGACTTCCTTTTGCGACACAGGCTCGGCGTGAGCGTCGTCGTCGGCGCGGGCACGGTCTACCTCCTGTGGTACATGCTCACGCAGGTGGCCGTTTTCCCGAACTTCTTCGACCTCTACCCGCCCGACCACCCGTACATCCGCCTCTACCAGAAATACCGGAACATGTTCGGCACGGCCAACGTACTCGCCGTCGTCGTCGAGGTGAAAGAGGGCACGATCTTCGACGACCCGGAAACGATCCAGAAGGTCGAGCGCATCACCCTCGAGCTGCTGCACGACGTGCCGGGCGTGAACGGCGAGCAGGTTCTTTCCATCACGCACCCGAAAGTGAAAACGACGCTCACCTCGGGGTCGGGGATCAAGGTCGTTCCCCTCATCTACCCCCGAGTCCCCCAGACCAAAGAAGACCTCGAGTTCCTGCGCCACAAGGTCTACGCGACCGAGGGCGTCCGGGGGTATTTCGTCTCGAACGACGACAAGGCCACGCTCATCAGCGCGGGTTTCTGGGAGGAATACTTCGACCTCGAGGGGATGTGGAACCGGATCCAGGCGATCATCGACCGGGAACAGGACGAGAACACGACGATTTACGTCACGGGCTTTCCGATTCTCTACGCCTACGTGCAGAAGACGCTCGGCAAGATGATGTGGGTCTTCGCGGCCACGGCGCTCGCGATCGTGGCGCTCCTCTGGTTCTACTTCCGGACGTTGCAGGGGGTCCTCATCCCGGCCTTCTCGGGCCTCATGAGCGCGATCTGGGGGCTCGGCTTCGCCGGCCTCTGCGGCTTTTCGCTGGACCCGCTCGTCCTCGTCGTGTTCGTCCTGATCACGGCGAGGGCTCTGAGCCACTCGGTCCAGTCGATGGAGCGGTACCACGAGGAGTACCTGATCCTCCGGGACAAGGACGCGGCCATCAAGAAGTCCTACGTGGAGATCTACAGCCCCGCGATGGTTTCCATCGTCTCGGACGGGCTCGCCATCCTGACCATCGCGGTGGCGAGCATCCCCATCATGCAGAAGCTCGCGTACGTGGCGAGCTTCTGGATCATCAGCATTTTCCTCAGCGTCGTGACGCTCCACCCGATCATCCTCACGTTCGTCCGGCCCCCGAAGGTCGTCCCGGCGGGGCGCATTTCGGACCGGCTCTACAACGGGATCTGCGCGGGGCTCGTCCGGATCAGTTACGGAAACGCGCGGTGGGTGGTGGCCGCGCTCTTCGCGGTGACGATGATCTTCGGAGTGTACTTCGCCCACCAGCTCAAGACCGGCGACACGAGCATGGGGGCGGCGCTGTTCTACCCCGACCACCCGCACAACGTGGCGTTCCGGAAAGTGAACGAGAAGTTCGTCGGGGCGAGTCAACTCGTGATCATCGCGGAGGGGAAAAAACCCGGGGCCATCAAGGACGCCAGGACCCTCAACCAGATCGACCTCTTCCAGCGCTACATGGAGGACGGCGAGGGAGCCGGTGGCTCCATCACGGCGACGACGCTGCTCAAGAAGATCTTCCGGACGTTCCACGAGGGAGACCCCAAGTGGGAAATGCTCCCGTTGCGAAACGACCACATCAGCCAGCTTTTCTTCTTCCTCACTTCCGGCACCAGCCGCGGCGAGATGGACCGCTTTTTCGACCCGACGCTCACGAACGCCACGATCACGGTCTTCTACAAGGACTACAACAACGACATCATCCGGACCGCCATCGAACGGGCGAAATCCTACATCGCGCAGCACGGCGGTGAGGACTCGCCCGTCCGGTATCTGCTCGCGGGCGGGCTTCTCGGCATCCTCGCGGCCGTCAACGAGGAAGTCGACTGGTCCTACGCGGTCAACATCACGCTGATCCTCCTCGTCGTCTTCGTGCTCAGCTATTCCACCTACAGGTCGGTTCTCGGGGCGCTGATCGTCATGACTCCGTCGCTCGTGGCGCAGCCCTTGAGCGAGGCGGTCATGTTCCTCACCGGGATCGATTTCAACATCAACTCGCTCCCGGTCGCGGCCGTCGGCATCGGCATCGGCATCGACTACGGCTACTACATCCTGAGCCGCATCGTGGAGGAGTACGAACAGGTAGGGGATTTCGACGTGGCGAACCGGCGGGCTCTCGAGACGACCGGGAGAGCGATCATTTTCACCGGAACCACCCTCATCGCGAGCGTCTTTTTCTGGGTGTTTTTCCCGATGAAGTTCCAGGCGCAGATGGCGCTCCTTCTCGTGATGATTCTCGTCTTCCACGTGCTCGGAGCTCTGGTGTTCATCCCGGCGGCGGTCTCGCTCTTGCGGCCGCGGTTCGCTCTCGAGCGCTACACCGAAGAGGTGGCCATGGCGCCGGAGGCGCAGGTGGGCTGA